The genomic region AATTTGATCTGACAGCGTCTGACTCCTCAGAACAGACCCCGAACCAATCGGTTCGGAAAATCGCCGAATTATCTGAACTGGTTCTGTCCGAGCTCGAACTACCAACTTCTTCGTCACCGCAACAGCGCTTGGTCCAAACCGCCGCCGAACAGCTGTCAGCCAACTGCTATTTCAATGCGCTGCTGCGCGAATGCGAAGGCGAAGGCTGGCAATGGCGGCAAGCGCCGGCCGTCATCCGTTCCGATAACGTGGTCAACGCCGTGCGTCTATCTTTGCCTTCATGCGGTGGTTGGTTGTGGCTCCTGTTGTCGCACCAGACACTGGGTGGCCGTCATCAATTTGTGCTGCCTTGTTGGCTGCAGGCGGCCGATGGTCGGTTGCGACCACTGGGTTTTGCCGAAGCCGTGACGCTGACGGCTTCGGAACCGGCTTTGTTTGGCGCGCTCGATAAAACGCGAAGGGAATTGTTTATCGAGCGGGTCAAGGCCAGTAACGCCAATATCGAAACTGCGCTGCGGGCCCGCTGGCAGGATTTGCCAGTGCTGTTCAATGCGCCGCTGAATTTTGCCGACGCCGAACAGGCGCTGCTGGTCGGTCATTCGGTACACCCGAATCCGAAAAGCCGCGATCAATTCAGTCATGGCGACGCCGAACGATTCGCGCCGGAATATGGCAATGAATTTGCGCTGCACTGGTTAGCCGTGGCACCAGAATTTCTGCATGCGCGCAGCGCCCATGCGCACTCGGCTTTGGAGCTGGCGCAACAGGTATTCGATAGCGAACCGATGGCTTGTGCGGCAAGGCCTTCACCACCGCCGGGCATGGTGCTGATGCCGGCGCATCCGTGGCAGTTGAACGTGCTGAAACGCGATGCCCGTTTGCAGCCGCTGTTCGCCAGCGGCGACATTGTCGATCTCGGCAGCTTTGGCGGCGGCTGGCGCGCCACTTCATCGACGCGATCGATTTATGCCCGCCATGCGCCGTTCATGTTGAAGTTTTCCTTGAGTGTGCGGCTGACCAATTCACTGCGCACCTTGTTGCCGAAAGAAATGCAACGCGGCCTGCAAGTGCACCAGGTGCAACAGTCACCGGTCGGTGCGCAGTTTGCCGAGCGCTGTCCGCAGTTCACGATCTTAAGCGAGCCGGCTTATCTGTGTCTGAAAGATGGCAAAGGGCAACTCGTCGCCGAGAGTCTGGTGTTGTTCCGCGACAATCCATTTGTTGCTGCCGCGGCGGACAACTGCTGCGTGCTGGCGACGCTGACCCAGGACCACCCTCTGCAGGGAAAAGCGCGAGTCATCACGCTGATTGAACAGTTTGCTGACGAACAGAAATGTCTGCCGGCCGAAGCGGCGCGGCGTTGGTTCACGGCATTTCTCGATACCGTTGTCGAACCGCTTTTTATCGCCCAGGCTGAGTTTGGTTTGCTGTTCGGTGCGCATCAGCAAAACCTGGTATTGCGTTTTGATGGCGCGTTGCCGGTGCACGGTTATTTTCGCGATTGTCAGGGTACCGGCTACAGCCATGTCGCCCATCAATTGCTGTCGCCGTATCTGCCAGAGCTCGGCGCGGAAACCGAAAACTTAATCGACAACGAGATGGCCAACCGGCTGTTCAGTTACTACCTGATCGTCAACAGTTGCTTTGGTGTCGTCAGCGCCATCGCCGCCGGTGGGGT from Permianibacter aggregans harbors:
- a CDS encoding IucA/IucC family protein; protein product: MNASELARLPEFDLTASDSSEQTPNQSVRKIAELSELVLSELELPTSSSPQQRLVQTAAEQLSANCYFNALLRECEGEGWQWRQAPAVIRSDNVVNAVRLSLPSCGGWLWLLLSHQTLGGRHQFVLPCWLQAADGRLRPLGFAEAVTLTASEPALFGALDKTRRELFIERVKASNANIETALRARWQDLPVLFNAPLNFADAEQALLVGHSVHPNPKSRDQFSHGDAERFAPEYGNEFALHWLAVAPEFLHARSAHAHSALELAQQVFDSEPMACAARPSPPPGMVLMPAHPWQLNVLKRDARLQPLFASGDIVDLGSFGGGWRATSSTRSIYARHAPFMLKFSLSVRLTNSLRTLLPKEMQRGLQVHQVQQSPVGAQFAERCPQFTILSEPAYLCLKDGKGQLVAESLVLFRDNPFVAAAADNCCVLATLTQDHPLQGKARVITLIEQFADEQKCLPAEAARRWFTAFLDTVVEPLFIAQAEFGLLFGAHQQNLVLRFDGALPVHGYFRDCQGTGYSHVAHQLLSPYLPELGAETENLIDNEMANRLFSYYLIVNSCFGVVSAIAAGGVIGENLLLQLLHDRLNDLRQQAPADRSCLDYLLDSALLWSKGNFRCSYQNVNETTTTDPLSVYHTMPNPLFRL